The DNA region TCACCGTCTCCGGTGCGGAGGTTGGTTCGATGATGGGGGAGGCGGAGATTGTCGCAGGTATTGGCGTGGGCGGTGGTGTGATGCTTGCCTCCACCCGCGGCGTGGAGGTGGGGACAACTTCCAGGGGGGCTGTCGGCGTGGGTTGACATGCCGCGATGAGCAACGCGAGAATGGCGAAGATGATCTTTTTCATGGTGGAAGTTATGGGAGCAATTGTATCGCGTTGCGCGCCTGGTCTTCAAAGAAATTGGGGTTGATGCTGTCCGCTTTTTGCCAGGCTTTGAGCGCTCCGGCGTTATCGCCCTTTCGATACAAGCCGTATCCGTGCCACAGCCAGGCTTCCTCGGACATGTCCGTGATGCGGACGGCGTACTCGGTCAATGCCAGCAGGTCGTCATTGCGCCCGGAGTGGAAGTAGGCAAGGAAAGGACCGAATTGATAGCGGAACATGCGCAGGGGCAGTCCCAGTTCGCGCGCTTTGTCGTAAGCGACGGCGGCTTCGTCATAACGGCGGAAGTAGGCAAGGTTGCTGCCGTAGTTGAACCAGTCAAAGGCATCGGCGGAGGGGGAGGCGATGGCGGCTTCGGTGGCTGCCAGTGTCCGTTCGCGATTCAGGTTCGGGTCCCAGTCGGAGGCGAGCAGGGAAATAATCTCCTCCTCATACTGCGTAAAGTACATCACCATGTACAGGTTGTTGAACGGTTTCCACTCTTCCTCGAGTTGGGCGTAGGAAATGGTCATGTCGGGTCCGCGGTAGGAGTCTTGCACGGTGAACTCCTGCGCTGTGTCGTCGTAGCCTGTGAGCAGGAGGTAGTGCGCCGCCCACAGATCGTCGTTGGGACCGAGCGCATCGTCAGGGTTTAGCGAGGTGACACTTTCGACCATGACGGGATAATTTGCCGCCAGCAGCCGTTTGAGGATTTCAATGGTTCCGCCGACGCGATATTCGAGATTGAGCCAGCCCGCCCGTGTGCGGACGTAATAGCGGAGTTCCTCCGGGTTGACGTTGCGGTCTTGCAGGATGGGCTTGACCACGTCGGAGATGTCGCTCTGGCTTCCCTCCCAGCCGTACATTTTGAGCGCCATCGAAAGCGTGGCGGGACCGCAGTTATTGGGAGTCTGCTTTTCGTAGGCGGGCGAGCTCATCAGAACCTGTGCCGGGAGCGGCGGGAAGGTCGCTGTGGGCGTGACGGTGGGCGGGAGTTGGACAACGGTCGTGCTGGTCGGAGCAGGTGTCGGCGTAGAGGGTTGAGGCGTGAACGGCAACGCCGTCGGGACGGGACCGACAGGGTCAACGATGTTCTTGACGTAGATCTGGAACACTTCCATGCGCCATGCAAGGCGCGATTTTACGGCGGGAATTTGATAGATCAACACCGCAAGCAGGAGGAGACCTCCCAGCGCGATGAGGATATTTCTTGCTTTTACGGACATGAACGGGAGTGTACCATGCATAAATGAAATGGTTTTAAGGTAAGGATTCCTTTCACCGTTCAATCAAAGAGTTACCTTTTTTGACTTGACTCGCCCAAAACGGGCAATTATGATGAAAGTGACCATGGAAAATTTCCCGATTACAACCTTGAACGCCGAATCCCTGCGCTCCGCCATGCGCGCCTGGTCGGCGGGCGTGACGGTGGTGACCGCCGTTCATGAAGGTCAGCGCCACGGCATGACCGTCAACTCGTTCACCTCCATTTCACTGGACCCGGCGCTGATCACCATTTCCCTGCAGACCGGTTCGCGTACTCATGAGTTGGTTTCAAAATCACGCGCGTTCGGCTTGACCATCCTTTCCGCGGATCAGGCGGAGATCTCGAATACTTTTGCCGGGCGTGTCGCAGATGTTGATGATCGTTTTGCGGGGTTGGAGACCGAAACGCTGGTCACCGGCTCGCCGTTGATCAAGGGCGGGCTGGCATGGCTGGATTGCCGCGTGGTGGAAACCTTCAACGCCGGCATGAACACCCTTTTCATTGCGGAAGTGGTCGCGGCAAGCGGGACGGGCGAAGGTCAGCCGCTGGTCTACCACAACCGCGAGTATTGGAAGTTGTCCCAACTGAAGTGAGCCGTGCTTCATTGCATGGCTTGACTGGAGGGAAAATGTCCGAAACATTGACCGATGGGGAGAAGCAAACGCTTTTGCGCCTTGCGCGCACATCCATTGAACATGCGGTGGCAGGAAAAACTTTGCCGCCTCTGGATCCATCAACTCTGACACCTGCCTTGTGGGAAGACGGCGCCTCGTTCGTGACCTTGACGATTCACGGCGATCTGCGCGGCTGTATCGGCGCGCTGGAAGCGTATCAGCCGCTGGTGGAGGATGTCCGCGAGCATGCCGTCGCGGCGGCGTTGCAGGATCCGCGTTTTCCGCCCGTGAGCGAAGCCGAACTGGACAGGATCAGCATTGAGGTCTCGCGCCTGACCGCGCCGCGTGAACTGGAATACGCCTCCAGCGACGACCTGCTCAAGAAGTTGAATCCGCATGTGGATGGGGTCATCCTGAAACACGGTCACCGCCGCGCCACGTTTCTGCCGCAGGTCTGGGAGAAGATTCCCAATCCTGCCGAATTCCTGAACCAGCTTTGTTACAAAATGGGCGCGCATGCAAGCCTGTGGCGCGACACAAAATTGCAGGTCCTGGTCTATCAGGTGGAGGAATTTCATGAGTGAAAACAGCGCCGCACTGCGTAACAATTTGCGGGCGAACTTATGAAATTATGCAATCAGCGGTAGAATACGGGAATGTCTGATGATTTCAGGGAGCATTCGAACGATACCATCTTCAAGGATGCAGTGGATGCCATGCGCCGCGGCGACAAGGTGCGCGCAAAGGATCTACTGACACGCCTGCTCAAGTCTGATCAGAACAACGCAAAGTATTGGATCTGGCTCAGCGTGGCAGTGGATTCTCCCAAGGAACGCATCTACTGCCTCGAAACCGCGCTCAAACTGGACCCTGAAAATGCCACTGCCAAACGAGGCTTGATCCTGCTCGGAGCTTTGGCTCCCGATGAAAGCATCCAGCCGTTCCCGATGAACCGTCCGCGCGCGTGGGAGGCGAAGTTACTGCTCGCGAGCGAACAGCCGAAACCAAAAGGGATGCGGGCGTTTGCGCGAAATCCCGCCGTGCGGCTGTTGGGGCTTTTGGTGATCGGCGCGGCGCTGGTTTCGGCGGTGATCTTCGGATTTATCCTCCCGCGCCAGACGAGTACCGCCCCCACGCAAACCCATACCCCCGGACCTTCCCCGACCTTTACCACCACCCCGACCCGCATCGGCGAGATCGTGCCGCCCACCCAAGCCATTACGGGTCCCACGCCGTTGTGGATGCTTCTCCCCGCCACCTACACGCCGACGCCGCTGTATGTCAATACGGCGCGCGTTCCCGAAGCGATTGACCAATACCGCATCGCAAGGCAGGCGTACGAAGCAGGTGATTGGGACGCCTTTATTGCCAACATGCGGCTGTTGCTTCCGCTTGAGCCGAACTCGGCGGATATTCATTACCTGATCGGGGAAGCCTACCGCTTCAAAGGTCAGGGTTCAAATGCCCAAAGCGCCTATAACGATGCCCTGCGGATCGACCCGAACTTTGCGCCGGCGTATCTTGGTCGCGCGCGCGCGCAATTGCAGATAAACCCCCGCTCAAATCCCATTGCCTTATTCAATGATGCGATACGGCTGGACCCCAACTATGGCGAAGCCTATCTGGAACGCGCCCGTTTTTTCATTTCCCGCGGTGATCATGACGATGCGCTCGAAGACCTTGAACGCGCAGAGGAACTCCTGCCCAATTCGACGGAGGTCTATATGGCGTACGCCAGCCTCTACCGCGCGACCGGCGAATTAGAATCCGCGATCGAAGCGGCGGAGCGGGCATACTCGTTGGATATCACGCATCTGCCTGTGTATAGATTGATGGGCGAACTCTACTTGGAAAACGAACAATATCAGCGCGCACTGGAGGCGCTGGAAGTCTACGTCACTTACGAGACCGAGGATGCGCTGGCGCTGGCGGAACTTGGACAGGTGTTATACGAACTGAAGGACTACGATGCTGCTGTCTCCGTCATTGACCGGGCGACCACGCTCAACCGCACCGGACTGCGCCGCTTCCTGCTCTATCGCGGGCTTGCCCATCTCGAACTTGGCAATGCCGACGAAGCCGTCAGTGACTTGGAAGAAGCATTGGGCGAGGATAACCGGTCATTTACAGTGCGCTTTGGGCTGACGCGCGGATATTACGCGCAGGAGAAATTCGGTAGCGCGTTCCTGCAGGTGGAGGCGATGCGCACCTTTGCAGAGACGGACGAGGAAAGAGCGCTGACGCTGTACTGGCGTGCCTTGATCCAGGAACAGCGCAACGAGATCCGCGATGCCATTCAAACGTGGAATACCCTGCTCGCATTGGATGAGGATGTGATGACCCCGCAAATGCGGGCGGATGCGCTGGAACATTTGAAGGAACTCGGTTTCTCGACACCCACGCCGCGTGTGCCCACATCCACGCAAACACCGCGGACGACGCCAACCCCAACACGCACCCCGACCCGAACTCCCACACCATAAACGGACAGGGCGACCAGATGGTCGCCCTGTTTTATTTCTTGCGGCACTCCTCGCACGGACATAACGCCCGCAGGTAATGCCAGTTGTAAATGCCGTAATCGTGCCCGTCCTCCCAGACGATGGTCAACGCGTAGGAGCCGGTGGCGACGATGTTGGAGATCTGCGTGGCGTTGGATTGCACGATCGGCAGGGTGAATACTTCCTCATCCGGCTCGGATTTCATATTCTCGTGCCCGCCGCGGCATGAAGCGCATGGACACGCCGCCCTCAGCAGGCTGAACGGATACACGCTGACATGTCCGCTGTCCCAGGTGATGGTGAACTCGCGTTTGCTCTTGTTGGCAGTGACATTGGTCGGTTTTTCAGACATTTCATTTCCTTAGATTCCCCTCCCTGCAGAGGGAGGGGTTAGGGGTGAGGGTCACGGTGAAGGGACGACCGCCAGAAAGTTTGCCGCCGCCCAGCCCGCGCGGGTTTCGTCATACGAAGCGACGAGATACCACCAAGTATACCCGTCCGCGTCCTGCGGACCGTCCTTGACGAGGAAGACTTCCGATTCTTCGCCGCGGAAGACGGTATTGCTGTTCAAGCCGGGCGCCGAGCGGATGCGCAGACCGTCGGTGCCGGTGCCGCTGATCTGCACGTAGCCGTCGATGTGGATGGTGTCGGGGTCGAATTCAGGGGTGGCGTTCGCGTCAAATGTGGGGATCTCCGTCGCGGCAGGGGTGTGGGTCGGGGCGGGGATCATGGTCAGGTCGGCAGGAGCAAACCCGACTTCAGGAGAGAAGCGCGGCGAGGTCCAGCCGATGACGATCAATGTGATGAGCAACAGGATGCCCGCGATGCCGAGCGAGCCGAAGATCACGAAGCGGTTCAAGTATGGTCTTAAGTCCATGTCATCTCTTTGGGTTTTGGAGCAAGTATAAGGCGTTTTCGGGCATGAGCACTTTGAGCGCGCGATGCCGGACGCTGATATCCGCCGTCTTGCCGCCGAGCACGGGGTCGCCGTCCACTTGAATGGAAAAATTCGCATCGGACTCGACCCGCACATTGCGGAAGGGGATGCGTCGCGCATGTTCGGAGTTGAGATGCCGCCCGGATGCCAGTTCAAAGAAATGACGGAAGGTATCGGCAAGGCTGTCGCCGCTGAGAAGCCACATGTCCATTTCGCCGTCGTCGAGCAACGCCTCGGGCGAAAGCACCGAGAGCCCGCCCGCATAATGGCGGATGTTGTTGGCAACCGCTACGAGGTAATGACCTTCGACCAGTTTGTCGTCGGCATACACGCGCAGGTCCATGCCGTGCCAGAAGGTGGCTTCCATGACGGTGGTGGCAAAATAATGCGGCACGGAGACATGCTTGAAGTAACGCGGACGCGGCTCGATGCGTTGGATGGTCTGCGCATCCAAGCCGATGCCCGCCCACAGCAGGAACGGACGCTCGTTGCAGATGCCGACATCCACGTACTGCGGCTCGACGTTCGCCAGCAGGCGGGCATTCTCGCGCAGGTTCCACCACTGCCACCAACTGAAGGGCTTTTGTCCCTGCTCGATCGCCCAGACGTTGGTCGTGCCCGCCGGCAGGACCGCCAACGCCGTTTCGGTATCCACCAATCCGCTGGCGACCTGCCCGGCTGTGCCGTCGCCGCCGATGGCAAAGACCGCGTCGTAGTTCTCGCTCGCGGCTTGATGCGCGGTCTGGATGGCGTGTGTGCCGCTGAGGGTTTCAGCGATGTCCACGCTCCAGCCTGCGGCATGCAGCGGTTTAATGATTCCGCGCACAAAACGGCGGACGGGGTAACGTCCCGCCGCCGGGTTATAGAGTAGAAGTCCCTTTCGCATGGCGGGGATTATACCCGCGCTCTTGCGCCTTCTCCGTTTATCAGGATGGGTTTGTTCTTGGATATAATTGACGTATCGATCTGTGAAAAAGGAAAACAACTTAATGGTTCATGAACTGAGCAAGCGTGAAAAGGACGTGGTGGATCTTGTGCTGGAAGGCAAAAGCAACAAGATGATCGCTTCAGCGCTTAATATTTCCATCCGCACCGTTGAATTTCACCTGAAAAACATCTATGACAAGTTTCAAGTGAGTTCCAGGGTTGAATTGGTGTTAAAACTGGGGGATTCCACAGTTGCGGGCAGGGAGGAAGTTGCTGAAAATAGGGACGGACCTGATTTAAAGGATCAGGTCACATCTTTGATGAGAGCCGTCTCTAAAATCGGCAAGGAGTTGATAATGAAAACTGTTTCGAATGAAAACGTCCGCAACGAAGGAGACACACTGACGTTCTTTGAATCGATCCGCGAGTGTTTCAAAAAATATGCGGAATTCAATGGGCGGGCATCGCGCTCGGAATTCTGGTGGTTTGCGCTGTTCGTCGTATTGTCCGCCTCGGCGTTGACGCTTTTGAACGAGATTTTTGGCAACATATTTCTGATCGCTGTGTTGCTTCCCTTCTTGGCGGCGGGCTCGCGCCGACTCCACGAGAGCGGCAAGAGCGGATGGTGGCAATTGTTCCTGTTGGTTCCAGTGGGCGGCATTGTTTTGCTGGGATTCTGGTGGGCATCGCCGCCGAGTCCTTTACAAGACGATGCGCTTCCGGCGTGATAGGGGATATGAAATGCGCCTTCTCAGGTGTTTTCCAACCGGATGGCGGTATTTTGCCCACTTGTAAACAAAACTTTGCTATATAGCAGATTAGATTTTGATAGCTAGCAAACAGAATTTTGCTATATAGCAAATTAAACTTTGATAGGTAGCAAATTAGATTTTGCGCCTTGCAAAACGGCGGACGGGGTACGTCCCGCCGCCGGGTTGTAGAGTAGAAGTCCCTTTCGCATGGCAGGGATTGTAGCCGCGTTCACATACTTCCTTGGGGAGGAGATTACGGGGGGTCTCGTATATAATTGAGACATTATTTGGAATTAACAATAATGGCACACGCTTTGCACATCAAAAATATGTCTAAAAGCCAAAGCCCATAATAGGAGGAATGATGAAAAAACTGTTCAACATAAGGCTGGTTATATTTTCGGCATTGATAGTATTGACCGTCAGCGGATGCGCTACTGCCATCCAATCTACCCCTACTAGCGTGCCAACTCAAACGCCCAGCATGGCATTAAGCCCAACAACAAGTCCAACTCTAACTGCCACTCTACCCCCATCTCCGACGCCGACGCCTGTTCCTGTGACCATTCAGGAAGCTATCCAACGCGGTACCTTTGCGGAACTGGAGGTCTTTAATAAGGGACAAATCCACTATAGCCCGCTCTCGTATATGGGACAGATAATTCGACTCAGCAAGTTCTCGCCAGATGGCCTGCAATTTGCGGCAGTCACGAGGAGAGGGGTGTATGTTTATGATGTAAAATCTTGGCAGGAGTTATTTTTATTTTCTCTCTCTCCAGAAGTGAGTATTACGTCATTAAATTATTCAGCGGACAGCTCCCTGTTCGCTACTGGCGATTCAAGCGGCGCTATTACTTTTTGGGATACAAAAACTTGGGAGGTTCAGAACTCCTTTCATGTTCACAAAGGGGAGGTTACCAGTTTGGATATCTCCCCAGATAATCTGAATTTCGTCACCATTGGGGATAAAAATGCAATCAGCATCTGGAATATGAGCGATGGAAGTCTGATTAAGTCTCAGTTCCGCGGCAAGGCGGCAGGACCTGCCTATTATTCACTGGATGGAAAATGGCTGTATATTTCTGAGGAAACTGGCTCTAGGGACCTGATTATTTGGAGTTCTGAAAATCTAAAACTAATCAATCGTTTAAGTCAACTTGGAGGAAGACCACCTGAGCAGGCTATATCCCCTTACACGAACACTGCTGCCGCTTTCGGCTTCAACACTATCACACTATACGACTTTGACAAGAAAGAAACCTCTAAATTGGAGTTGGATGTAGGTTCTTTTGATCGCCCAAGCGATATGGTGTTTCTGGATGAAAATACATTACTGGTAAAGTTTGAAAGACTAGAGAGCTATCATTTAATTGATTTGGAATCTCGCGCTATTACCAGCATATCGTTGGA from Anaerolineales bacterium includes:
- a CDS encoding C39 family peptidase, with translation MSVKARNILIALGGLLLLAVLIYQIPAVKSRLAWRMEVFQIYVKNIVDPVGPVPTALPFTPQPSTPTPAPTSTTVVQLPPTVTPTATFPPLPAQVLMSSPAYEKQTPNNCGPATLSMALKMYGWEGSQSDISDVVKPILQDRNVNPEELRYYVRTRAGWLNLEYRVGGTIEILKRLLAANYPVMVESVTSLNPDDALGPNDDLWAAHYLLLTGYDDTAQEFTVQDSYRGPDMTISYAQLEEEWKPFNNLYMVMYFTQYEEEIISLLASDWDPNLNRERTLAATEAAIASPSADAFDWFNYGSNLAYFRRYDEAAVAYDKARELGLPLRMFRYQFGPFLAYFHSGRNDDLLALTEYAVRITDMSEEAWLWHGYGLYRKGDNAGALKAWQKADSINPNFFEDQARNAIQLLP
- a CDS encoding LuxR C-terminal-related transcriptional regulator, which gives rise to MVHELSKREKDVVDLVLEGKSNKMIASALNISIRTVEFHLKNIYDKFQVSSRVELVLKLGDSTVAGREEVAENRDGPDLKDQVTSLMRAVSKIGKELIMKTVSNENVRNEGDTLTFFESIRECFKKYAEFNGRASRSEFWWFALFVVLSASALTLLNEIFGNIFLIAVLLPFLAAGSRRLHESGKSGWWQLFLLVPVGGIVLLGFWWASPPSPLQDDALPA
- a CDS encoding tetratricopeptide repeat protein translates to MSDDFREHSNDTIFKDAVDAMRRGDKVRAKDLLTRLLKSDQNNAKYWIWLSVAVDSPKERIYCLETALKLDPENATAKRGLILLGALAPDESIQPFPMNRPRAWEAKLLLASEQPKPKGMRAFARNPAVRLLGLLVIGAALVSAVIFGFILPRQTSTAPTQTHTPGPSPTFTTTPTRIGEIVPPTQAITGPTPLWMLLPATYTPTPLYVNTARVPEAIDQYRIARQAYEAGDWDAFIANMRLLLPLEPNSADIHYLIGEAYRFKGQGSNAQSAYNDALRIDPNFAPAYLGRARAQLQINPRSNPIALFNDAIRLDPNYGEAYLERARFFISRGDHDDALEDLERAEELLPNSTEVYMAYASLYRATGELESAIEAAERAYSLDITHLPVYRLMGELYLENEQYQRALEALEVYVTYETEDALALAELGQVLYELKDYDAAVSVIDRATTLNRTGLRRFLLYRGLAHLELGNADEAVSDLEEALGEDNRSFTVRFGLTRGYYAQEKFGSAFLQVEAMRTFAETDEERALTLYWRALIQEQRNEIRDAIQTWNTLLALDEDVMTPQMRADALEHLKELGFSTPTPRVPTSTQTPRTTPTPTRTPTRTPTP
- the amrA gene encoding AmmeMemoRadiSam system protein A — translated: MSETLTDGEKQTLLRLARTSIEHAVAGKTLPPLDPSTLTPALWEDGASFVTLTIHGDLRGCIGALEAYQPLVEDVREHAVAAALQDPRFPPVSEAELDRISIEVSRLTAPRELEYASSDDLLKKLNPHVDGVILKHGHRRATFLPQVWEKIPNPAEFLNQLCYKMGAHASLWRDTKLQVLVYQVEEFHE
- a CDS encoding WD40 repeat domain-containing protein, with the translated sequence MMKKLFNIRLVIFSALIVLTVSGCATAIQSTPTSVPTQTPSMALSPTTSPTLTATLPPSPTPTPVPVTIQEAIQRGTFAELEVFNKGQIHYSPLSYMGQIIRLSKFSPDGLQFAAVTRRGVYVYDVKSWQELFLFSLSPEVSITSLNYSADSSLFATGDSSGAITFWDTKTWEVQNSFHVHKGEVTSLDISPDNLNFVTIGDKNAISIWNMSDGSLIKSQFRGKAAGPAYYSLDGKWLYISEETGSRDLIIWSSENLKLINRLSQLGGRPPEQAISPYTNTAAAFGFNTITLYDFDKKETSKLELDVGSFDRPSDMVFLDENTLLVKFERLESYHLIDLESRAITSISLEVLSKKTFKNPEFLHILKSEEIKSLGFEELGSIQNITSDGTALILSGSNEVSSGVFDLNHKPMKKTGGQEFTWGSSVFLSDGTLAGVDWTRPIRNPPFSNKKQQGEFAITILSPESQYAVKSKFKQPYDLPDYIDTATISPNGKVLAVGTADGNLYLWNLETKELITIIRAHNKVVEMFGFYGAYSGLFFDEDGSRLVTWGWDRSIKVFSMEDLSEVISVHGGQPVFSPDGSHLAYISSDGSIRMEPLFGGESPKIFRGKNNPSQIAFSPDEALMFTGHRDNNTGIVQVWSITDEALLLDIPQYGYVTSLILSPDGTRLYVRTTDGVISVWGHAPEK
- a CDS encoding flavin reductase family protein, giving the protein MENFPITTLNAESLRSAMRAWSAGVTVVTAVHEGQRHGMTVNSFTSISLDPALITISLQTGSRTHELVSKSRAFGLTILSADQAEISNTFAGRVADVDDRFAGLETETLVTGSPLIKGGLAWLDCRVVETFNAGMNTLFIAEVVAASGTGEGQPLVYHNREYWKLSQLK
- a CDS encoding DUF971 domain-containing protein, whose protein sequence is MSEKPTNVTANKSKREFTITWDSGHVSVYPFSLLRAACPCASCRGGHENMKSEPDEEVFTLPIVQSNATQISNIVATGSYALTIVWEDGHDYGIYNWHYLRALCPCEECRKK
- a CDS encoding diacylglycerol kinase family lipid kinase; protein product: MRKGLLLYNPAAGRYPVRRFVRGIIKPLHAAGWSVDIAETLSGTHAIQTAHQAASENYDAVFAIGGDGTAGQVASGLVDTETALAVLPAGTTNVWAIEQGQKPFSWWQWWNLRENARLLANVEPQYVDVGICNERPFLLWAGIGLDAQTIQRIEPRPRYFKHVSVPHYFATTVMEATFWHGMDLRVYADDKLVEGHYLVAVANNIRHYAGGLSVLSPEALLDDGEMDMWLLSGDSLADTFRHFFELASGRHLNSEHARRIPFRNVRVESDANFSIQVDGDPVLGGKTADISVRHRALKVLMPENALYLLQNPKR
- a CDS encoding SH3 domain-containing protein, whose translation is MDLRPYLNRFVIFGSLGIAGILLLITLIVIGWTSPRFSPEVGFAPADLTMIPAPTHTPAATEIPTFDANATPEFDPDTIHIDGYVQISGTGTDGLRIRSAPGLNSNTVFRGEESEVFLVKDGPQDADGYTWWYLVASYDETRAGWAAANFLAVVPSP